The window CTTAGTATACCTACTATTAGATGTATATTTTTGTTAGGAAACATTTCTTGAATGGTTTCTACTAATGCATCGACACTTTCTTGATTGTGAGCTCCATCCATATAAAGGTTATCTCGTATTTTTTCCATTCTGCCGGGCAACTTCGCACTATTCACAGCCGTCTGCACATTTGTTTCAACTAGCTTAAAACCACTTATTAGCATTGCTGTTATAGCCAAAGCCATGTTAGATTGTTGATGTCTCCCTATCATTTGGGGATGTAAATCAGAAAAAGAATACTCTTTAAATCTGTATTTATGATTCTTTATACTAAAATTTTTATTGTATTCTAAGACATTAGCTTCTTTATCTTCTGCTTCTTTATACACAACTGTTCTTGCTGGTTCCACTAATGGCCCTATAACTAATTGGCTATTATGTTTTAAAATTCCTGCTTTATGCCAACTAATTTTTTCGATTGTATCTCCTAAGAATTTTGTGTGATCTATAGATATGCTAGGTATAATGGATACGGAGTTTTTCATGACGTTTGTGCTATCTAGTCGCCCCCCCATACCTGCCTCAATGAAAATAATATCTAATTCCATCGTTTCAAAGACAACAAAGGCCGTAACAGTTAATAATTCAAAATCAGTTAACATGCCGCTAATACCTTTGCGTTGCATATACGAAAATGCTTCGTCCATTTGTTTTTCTGTAACGGGCATACTATTTATCTGAATTTGGTCATGTACATCGACGATACTTGGGCTAGTAAACGAAGCGTAAGACAAGCCAGGATCTTTTGCTAGTGCTGTTAAAAAAGCAATCGTAGATCCTTTACCATTTGTTCCAGCTACATGGATTATTTTGTGCTTGTCCTGGGGATTGCCTAGTTTTTTTAGAGCAGCTTGAATCGTTTCAAGGCCTGGTTTTATAACCGTTTCACTTTCTATATTCCACTTTTTTTTGTATTTATTAAAATTTTTTATTTCCACTCATGTTCACCCTATTCCGTCTGATTAAATTTCGTGCTAAACTTCTTGTGAACACATTATAACACGTACTAGTGGAGGTCATTCATTATGCAAACATGTTGGATCGTTTACAACGGTAGTCTTACACATGATAAATTTATCGATCAAGCACTCCTAGTGAAGGAAGCTGCGGACCGACATGATATTCATGCCATTCTAGTGAAAAATTATGAGGTGCTGATGAATGTCCAGCAAAAGTTACACGCCAAACCAGATTTTGTCGTGTTTCTTGATAAAGATATTTTGCTTGCACAGTATTTGAAAAATGAAGGTATACAAGTATTTAATGATCCAAGTGTTATTGAAATTTGCGATAACAAAGCAAGGCAGTATTTGAAGTTAGCAAATGCTGGAGTGCCTATGCCTTTAACAATTATCGCACCAAAAGTATATCCTGGTTTTTCTATCGAAGAGTCAGGTTATTTCGAGCAGGTGCTCCAAACGATTCCATTACCTATGATTATTAAAGAAGCACATGGCTCATTTGGTATGAAGGTGTATTTAATAGAAACAAGGGAGCAGTTCTTTGCGAAAGTAGAGGAACTCGCAGGTATCGAGTATGTCTTCCAACAATTTATCGAGAATAGTCGAGGTAGAGATATCCGCGTAAATGTAGTTGGCGGGAAAGTAGTTGCTTGTATGCTTCGTGAATCACAAACGGATTTCCGCGCCAATATTACAAATGGGGGCACTGCTTCTCCTATTATTCTCACACAGAGACAAAAAGATGTAGCAATTCAAGCAGCTGAAGCTTTACAAGCGGAATTTGCAGGAGTGGACTTATTGTTTGGGGACGATGAAGAGCCACTTGTTTGTGAAGTAAATGGAGTAGCCCATATCCGTAACATTTATAATGTAACCGGGATTAATGTTGGGGATGCAATGATAGAATATATTCTTTCAAAAGTTGGAGCGGCTGTTGTATGAAGGGGTTACTCATATACGAAAAAGCGGAAATAGAACGCAATCAAAACTTTATTGAACGATTAGTAAATGCTGCTAGTACTCATGAACATACTTTAACTGTAGTCGATGATCAAGGCACTATTCCAGTAGCAGATTTTATATTCTTCCGAGCAAGAAATCCACAATTATCAAAGGAATTAGAACAAAGAAATATACCAATGTTCAACCGTGCAGAAGTGAATGTTGTTGCTAATGACAAATTAAAGGCAATACAGCTTGTACAGCTTCTCGGGATTGCAACTGTTCCAACTAAAAAAATTGCATCAGTTTCTGAAATTAACGAATATCCTGTCGTATTAAAAACGATCGACGGTCATGGTGGAAAACAAGTAGAATTAGTTCACACGGGAAAAGAAGCAACTTCATTTCTGAATACATTTTCTGAGAATGCGATTATCGCCCAACAATATATCGAAACAAATGCTACTGATGTTCGTGTATTCATGCTAGGCGAGGATGTATTGGGTGCCGTAAAAAGAACTGGACCAAAGGATAGCTTCAAATCCAATTTCACACTAGGTGGAACAGTTGAAAAATACACACTAGACACCCAGCAAGTCGCAGCCGTAAAGAAAATAGCTAAAGCTTTAAAAAGTGATTATATTGGCATCGATTTTCTTCTATTACCTGACGAATCCTGGCTGTTCAATGAAATAGAAGATCCCGTTGGTGCTAGATCTTATTTTGAAACTACCAAGAAAGATATCGCAGAACCTATTATGGAATATATTAATAGAAAACTCATAAAAAAAGAGAGCGACGAGATTTAATCGTCCTCTCTTTTTTGCATTTGAATGGAAACACAGGAATGTTTCCGAGAATCACCTGAATAATAGAAACATCACCTGAAAGTAGTGAAAAATCACCGGAATCCGGAGAACCTTTTCTCCTTTAAAAAAAGTGAGCACCCATATAAACGGGTGCACGCTCTATTTTATAGATTATTCAATTCTTCCATACGCTTTAATACAGATGCGTGTTTTTCTAGATAGTCAGCTTCTTTTGCACGTTCCTCTGCAACTACTGCGTCTGGTGCTTTTGAAACGAAGCGCTCATTGGAAAGTTTTCCTTGAACGAGTTTCACTTCTTTTGCCCACTTTTCTAACTCTTTCGTTAAACGAGCTTTCTCAGCATCTATATCGATTAACCCTTGTAGTGGTAGATATAAAACTGCTCCCGTAACTACTGCCGACATAGATTGATTTGGAGCTTCTAGATCTAAACCAATTACAAGTGGTTCTGGATTACAAAAACGCTCTAAATACTTAGCATTTGCTTCTAATACTGCTAATGTATTCGCATCCTTCGCCGAAAGGTATAATGGAACCTTTTTACTCATTGGTGTCTGTACTTCCGAACGGATATTACGTACAGAACGGATAATTTCAGAAAGTAATTTCATATTGTCCGCTTCTTCTTTATTAGAAAGCGCTTCGTTTACAGTCGGCCAAGCAGCAACTGTAATCGATTCCCCTTCATGAGGAAGGTTTTGCCAAATTTCTTCTGTTATGAATGGCATAAATGGATGCAATAGACGCATAGTATTGTCTAAAACATAAGCTAGCACAGAACGTGTCATATTTTTCGCTTCTTCATCTTCCCCGTTAAGCGGAAGTTTCGCCATTTCAATATACCAGTCACAGAAATCATCCCAGATGAAGTTATAAAGTGCACGACCAACTTCACCGAATTCATATCGTTCAGAAAGTCTTGTTACTTGCTCGATCGTTTCATTTAAACGAGTTAGAATCCATGCATCTGCAACTGATTTTTTTCCGTCTAAATTGATCTCTTCGAATTTCAAGCCATCCATATTCATTAATGCAAAACGAGATGCATTCCAAATTTTATTGGCAAAGTTCCATACAGCTTCTACTTTTTCTGTAGAATAACGTAAATCCTGACCAGGAGATGATCCAGTACTTAAGAAGTAACGAAGTGAATCTGCACCGTATTGGTCTATAGCGTCCATTGGATCGATACCGTTTCCTAGAGATTTCGACATTTTACGACCATCTTCTGCACGAACAAGACCATGAATTAATACATCATCGAATGGACGAGTACCAGTAAATTCTATTCCTTGGAAAATCATACGAGAAACCCAGAAGAATATAATATCATAACCAGTTACAAGCGCATTCGTTGGATAATACTTTTTAAACTCTTCGTTGTCGGTATCTGGCCAGCCTAATGTGGAGAATGGCCATAGTGCAGAGGAGAACCAAGTATCTAATACATCGTTATCCTGATTCCAGTTTTCCGCATCTGCTGGAGCTTCATGACCAACATATACTTCACCAGTTTCTTTATGATACCAAGCCGGTATCCGATGTCCCCACCATAATTGACGCGAAATACACCAGTCATGAAGATTTTCCATCCAATTTAGATATGTTTTTTCAAAGCGATCAGGTACGAAATTAACTTTTTCTTCA is drawn from Psychrobacillus sp. INOP01 and contains these coding sequences:
- a CDS encoding folylpolyglutamate synthase/dihydrofolate synthase family protein encodes the protein MEIKNFNKYKKKWNIESETVIKPGLETIQAALKKLGNPQDKHKIIHVAGTNGKGSTIAFLTALAKDPGLSYASFTSPSIVDVHDQIQINSMPVTEKQMDEAFSYMQRKGISGMLTDFELLTVTAFVVFETMELDIIFIEAGMGGRLDSTNVMKNSVSIIPSISIDHTKFLGDTIEKISWHKAGILKHNSQLVIGPLVEPARTVVYKEAEDKEANVLEYNKNFSIKNHKYRFKEYSFSDLHPQMIGRHQQSNMALAITAMLISGFKLVETNVQTAVNSAKLPGRMEKIRDNLYMDGAHNQESVDALVETIQEMFPNKNIHLIVGILRDKDYVYMLRKLEGIASTFEFVNFQHERALDATILYNHCSHSVKSITLDATNIDLNKNSDNGVTIVTGSFYFIAELKEKTGI
- a CDS encoding RimK family alpha-L-glutamate ligase produces the protein MQTCWIVYNGSLTHDKFIDQALLVKEAADRHDIHAILVKNYEVLMNVQQKLHAKPDFVVFLDKDILLAQYLKNEGIQVFNDPSVIEICDNKARQYLKLANAGVPMPLTIIAPKVYPGFSIEESGYFEQVLQTIPLPMIIKEAHGSFGMKVYLIETREQFFAKVEELAGIEYVFQQFIENSRGRDIRVNVVGGKVVACMLRESQTDFRANITNGGTASPIILTQRQKDVAIQAAEALQAEFAGVDLLFGDDEEPLVCEVNGVAHIRNIYNVTGINVGDAMIEYILSKVGAAVV
- a CDS encoding RimK family alpha-L-glutamate ligase, which produces MKGLLIYEKAEIERNQNFIERLVNAASTHEHTLTVVDDQGTIPVADFIFFRARNPQLSKELEQRNIPMFNRAEVNVVANDKLKAIQLVQLLGIATVPTKKIASVSEINEYPVVLKTIDGHGGKQVELVHTGKEATSFLNTFSENAIIAQQYIETNATDVRVFMLGEDVLGAVKRTGPKDSFKSNFTLGGTVEKYTLDTQQVAAVKKIAKALKSDYIGIDFLLLPDESWLFNEIEDPVGARSYFETTKKDIAEPIMEYINRKLIKKESDEI
- a CDS encoding valine--tRNA ligase; translation: MTNETTMSTKYDPQSIEKGRYEWWLEGKYFEAHPESDKEPYTIVIPPPNVTGKLHLGHAWDTTLQDIIIRMKRMQGYDALWLPGMDHAGIATQTKVEEKLRSENITRYDLGREKFVEETWKWKEEYAGHIRSQWAKLGLGLDYSRERFTLDEGLSNAVKEVFVKLYNKGLIYRGEYIINWDPATKTALSDIEVIHKDVQGAFYHMHYPLTDGTGSIDVATTRPETMLGDTAVAVHPEDDRYKHLIGKTVKLPIIGREIPIVGDDYVDMEFGSGAVKITPAHDPNDFEIGNRHNLQRILVMNEDGTMNKNAASYDGMDRFECRKQIVKDLQDAGVLFKIEEHMHSVGHSERSGAVVEPYLSLQWFVKMQPLAEEAVKLQQAEEKVNFVPDRFEKTYLNWMENLHDWCISRQLWWGHRIPAWYHKETGEVYVGHEAPADAENWNQDNDVLDTWFSSALWPFSTLGWPDTDNEEFKKYYPTNALVTGYDIIFFWVSRMIFQGIEFTGTRPFDDVLIHGLVRAEDGRKMSKSLGNGIDPMDAIDQYGADSLRYFLSTGSSPGQDLRYSTEKVEAVWNFANKIWNASRFALMNMDGLKFEEINLDGKKSVADAWILTRLNETIEQVTRLSERYEFGEVGRALYNFIWDDFCDWYIEMAKLPLNGEDEEAKNMTRSVLAYVLDNTMRLLHPFMPFITEEIWQNLPHEGESITVAAWPTVNEALSNKEEADNMKLLSEIIRSVRNIRSEVQTPMSKKVPLYLSAKDANTLAVLEANAKYLERFCNPEPLVIGLDLEAPNQSMSAVVTGAVLYLPLQGLIDIDAEKARLTKELEKWAKEVKLVQGKLSNERFVSKAPDAVVAEERAKEADYLEKHASVLKRMEELNNL